From Orenia marismortui DSM 5156, one genomic window encodes:
- a CDS encoding metallophosphoesterase family protein has protein sequence MRVAVISDVHGNIFALESVLEDIEGRNVDEIVCTGDLVGYGPFPNEVIAKIEELGIKTIQGNYDDAIANRRIACGCDYKTERSQKIGMSSMNYTAMETSEENKEFLANLPFSLILEIENKKALFVHGSPRRINEYLYEDSKELEEVAGELKEDILVCGHTHLPYHKIISGKHMMNVGSIGKPKHGNPNAIYTIIEVIEAKVKTEFIEVIYPVDKLTTALKETDLAEELVEVFTTGIS, from the coding sequence ATGAGAGTAGCTGTTATTTCAGATGTACATGGTAATATTTTTGCTTTAGAGAGTGTTCTAGAGGATATCGAAGGAAGAAATGTAGATGAGATAGTCTGTACTGGAGATTTAGTAGGTTATGGACCTTTTCCTAATGAAGTCATTGCTAAGATTGAAGAATTAGGAATTAAGACTATCCAAGGTAACTATGATGATGCTATTGCTAATAGAAGAATTGCTTGTGGATGTGACTATAAGACAGAGCGTTCCCAAAAGATTGGAATGTCTTCTATGAACTATACTGCAATGGAAACAAGTGAAGAGAATAAGGAGTTTTTAGCTAACTTGCCTTTTAGCTTAATTTTAGAGATAGAGAATAAGAAAGCTTTATTTGTACATGGTAGTCCAAGAAGGATTAATGAATACTTATATGAAGATAGTAAAGAGCTAGAAGAGGTAGCAGGTGAGCTAAAAGAGGATATTCTAGTTTGTGGACATACACACTTACCTTATCATAAAATAATTAGTGGTAAACATATGATGAATGTGGGGAGCATCGGTAAACCAAAGCATGGTAATCCTAATGCAATTTATACAATTATTGAAGTCATCGAAGCTAAGGTTAAAACAGAGTTTATCGAGGTAATTTATCCAGTGGACAAGCTAACTACTGCTCTTAAAGAGACTGATTTAGCAGAAGAGTTGGTTGAAGTCTTTACAACTGGGATTAGTTAA
- the arsB gene encoding ACR3 family arsenite efflux transporter: MNQAEVKEKKEGLGFFERYLTVWVALCIIIGIAVGRFLPIIPETLSQFEYAQVSIPVAILIWFMIYPMMVQIDFSSILKAGRKPKGLALTLVVNWLIKPFTMAFFAWLFFKNIFGAFINPELAEQYIAGAILLGAAPCTAMVFVWSYLTDGDASYTLVQVAVNDLVLVFAFAPIVIFLLGVTDFTVPYNTILLSVVLYILVPLVAGYLSRKYLIKNKGIDWFENVYLEKVSNFTITGLLLTLIILFSFQGDIILNNPLDILLIAIPLTIQTFFIFITAYGGAKLLKLDHSVAAPASMIGASNFFELAVATAISLFGLKSGAALATVVGVLVEVPVMLALVGIANRTRHWFSSKK; the protein is encoded by the coding sequence ATGAATCAAGCAGAAGTGAAAGAAAAGAAAGAAGGATTAGGCTTTTTTGAAAGATATTTAACAGTTTGGGTAGCCTTGTGTATTATTATTGGAATTGCAGTTGGGCGCTTTTTACCGATTATTCCTGAAACCTTAAGTCAATTTGAATATGCTCAAGTATCTATTCCAGTAGCTATCTTAATCTGGTTTATGATCTATCCAATGATGGTGCAGATTGATTTTAGTAGTATTTTAAAAGCAGGAAGAAAACCTAAAGGATTAGCATTGACCTTAGTAGTTAATTGGTTAATTAAGCCTTTTACTATGGCTTTCTTTGCCTGGTTATTCTTTAAGAATATCTTTGGAGCATTTATCAATCCAGAGTTAGCAGAGCAGTATATAGCAGGAGCAATTTTATTAGGAGCTGCACCTTGTACAGCGATGGTTTTTGTTTGGAGTTATTTAACTGATGGAGATGCGAGTTATACTTTAGTACAGGTAGCAGTCAATGATTTAGTATTGGTCTTTGCCTTTGCACCCATTGTTATCTTCTTATTAGGGGTAACAGATTTTACAGTTCCTTATAACACTATACTTTTATCTGTAGTATTATATATTCTCGTACCTTTAGTGGCAGGATATTTGTCACGTAAATACTTAATTAAGAATAAGGGGATTGATTGGTTTGAGAATGTTTATCTTGAAAAAGTGAGTAATTTTACGATTACAGGATTATTATTAACCTTGATTATTCTATTCTCTTTCCAAGGAGATATTATCTTAAATAATCCATTAGATATCCTACTGATTGCAATACCTTTAACGATTCAAACCTTCTTTATCTTTATTACCGCTTATGGTGGAGCAAAGTTGCTTAAGTTAGACCATTCAGTAGCAGCACCAGCAAGTATGATTGGAGCTAGTAACTTCTTTGAATTAGCAGTAGCTACAGCTATCTCATTATTTGGACTTAAATCAGGAGCGGCATTGGCTACAGTAGTGGGAGTTTTAGTAGAAGTTCCTGTAATGTTAGCTTTAGTTGGGATTGCTAATCGTACCCGACATTGGTTTAGTAGTAAGAAATAA
- a CDS encoding patatin-like phospholipase family protein: protein MYGLVLAGGGSKGSYQIGVWKALKELDIEISVVTGTSVGSINGALIAQGAFEKALDIWSNISVDQIINIDSQLFNEILNFNIDIRDKKNMTQLLSHIDSFFKKKGLDITPLQELIDKNIDEKRIRQSNIDFGLVTVSLTDKEAIEVFIEDIPKGKLNDYILASSYLPGFMPMKLDGKRFIDGGLYDNLPINLMIEKKIDRIIAVDLKAIGKKQPVKDKEIDILYISPSDDLGNILDFNAERANKNIQLGYLDTLKAFEKLSGVKYYLKDIPSLEELFKYINRLKREEIEGVLKLLNMEPAKTNRILYEKLIPKIAQLYDAKDEDDYDIVFIKIVEYLAQHYEIERLEIYEFDDLVNMIISRINQERSESLSDSKTPLEVIKEKFTINIPKDEVAKLILKLYEEKVLSN from the coding sequence ATGTATGGCTTAGTATTAGCTGGAGGAGGTAGTAAGGGTAGTTATCAAATAGGTGTCTGGAAAGCTTTAAAAGAACTTGATATTGAGATTAGTGTAGTTACAGGTACTTCAGTAGGCTCTATTAATGGTGCTTTAATTGCTCAAGGTGCTTTTGAAAAGGCACTTGATATCTGGTCTAATATAAGTGTTGATCAAATTATTAATATTGATAGTCAACTCTTTAATGAAATATTGAATTTCAATATAGATATTAGAGATAAAAAGAATATGACTCAATTACTTAGCCATATAGACAGTTTTTTTAAGAAAAAAGGTCTAGATATAACTCCACTTCAAGAACTCATAGATAAAAATATTGATGAAAAGAGAATTCGACAATCAAATATTGATTTTGGACTAGTTACTGTTTCCTTAACAGACAAAGAAGCTATAGAAGTATTTATTGAAGATATTCCTAAAGGTAAGTTAAATGATTATATCTTAGCCTCCTCGTATTTACCTGGATTTATGCCTATGAAATTAGATGGGAAGAGATTTATTGATGGAGGTTTATATGATAATTTACCTATTAACTTAATGATTGAAAAGAAGATTGATAGGATTATAGCTGTAGATTTAAAGGCTATTGGTAAAAAGCAACCTGTTAAAGATAAAGAGATCGATATATTATATATAAGCCCTTCAGATGATTTAGGCAATATTTTAGATTTTAATGCAGAAAGAGCTAATAAGAATATTCAGTTAGGTTATCTTGATACTTTAAAAGCTTTTGAGAAGCTATCAGGTGTTAAATATTATTTAAAAGATATTCCTAGTTTAGAAGAACTATTTAAGTATATCAATAGACTAAAAAGAGAAGAGATTGAAGGAGTATTAAAACTTCTTAATATGGAGCCAGCCAAAACCAATCGTATTTTGTACGAAAAGCTGATCCCCAAAATAGCACAATTATATGATGCTAAAGATGAGGATGACTATGATATAGTCTTCATAAAAATAGTAGAATACTTAGCTCAACATTATGAGATAGAACGATTAGAAATATATGAATTTGATGATTTAGTGAATATGATTATAAGTAGAATTAATCAAGAAAGATCAGAATCATTATCTGATTCTAAAACTCCGTTAGAAGTGATAAAGGAGAAGTTTACTATTAATATTCCAAAAGATGAAGTAGCCAAACTTATTCTCAAACTATATGAAGAAAAAGTCCTCTCAAACTAG
- a CDS encoding protein adenylyltransferase SelO produces the protein MTKIKTGWNLENTYATLPKLFFSTLKPTNAPSPELIILNNSLAQSLGLNIEALENKEGIEILAGNSIPENSIPLAQAYAGHQFGHFTMLGDGRALLLGEQITPLGKRFDVQLKGSGKTPYSRGGDGLATLGPMLREYIISEAMYGLGIPTTRSLAVVRTGQTRENNLPCAILSRVAASHLRIGTFQYAANWGTDEELKILADYTIKRHFPQIEDNDNPYLSLLQEVIKKQALLIAKWQLLGFIHGVMNTDNMTISGETIDYGPCAFLNIYNPKTVFSSIDRRGRYAYKNQPPIGEWNLARFAETLLPLLDDKQEKAVKLAKDTVSSFAKLYRYNWLKGMRSKLGIFNEEIEDESLIEDLLNMMEKYKLDYTNTFLALTFDNFEDEELYNSKEFNQWYKRWQQRLERQQESKEYSHQLMKKNNPALIPRNHRVEEALDAAVQKGDYSIMKQLLNVLSNPYAHSPEQVGYSTPPEPSDIPYQTFCGT, from the coding sequence GTGACAAAAATAAAAACAGGATGGAACTTAGAAAACACTTATGCCACTCTACCAAAATTATTTTTTTCCACCCTCAAGCCAACTAATGCACCTTCACCTGAATTAATTATTTTAAATAACTCATTAGCACAATCACTAGGCTTAAATATCGAAGCACTAGAAAATAAAGAGGGGATAGAGATTCTAGCTGGTAACTCAATTCCTGAAAATTCTATACCCCTTGCTCAGGCTTATGCTGGACATCAGTTTGGCCATTTTACAATGTTAGGCGATGGTCGAGCCCTCCTACTTGGCGAACAGATAACCCCTTTAGGCAAAAGATTTGATGTCCAACTAAAAGGTTCAGGCAAAACACCATATTCCCGGGGTGGGGATGGTCTAGCTACCCTTGGACCAATGCTAAGAGAATATATTATCAGTGAAGCAATGTATGGTCTTGGTATTCCTACCACCCGCAGTTTAGCAGTAGTAAGAACAGGTCAAACTCGTGAGAACAATCTACCTTGTGCAATCCTAAGCAGAGTGGCTGCTAGTCATCTACGAATTGGTACATTTCAATATGCTGCAAATTGGGGTACAGATGAGGAACTTAAGATTCTAGCTGACTATACAATAAAACGCCACTTCCCACAAATTGAAGATAATGATAATCCATATTTATCCCTACTTCAAGAAGTTATTAAGAAGCAGGCTCTATTAATTGCTAAATGGCAATTGCTTGGCTTTATTCATGGAGTGATGAATACAGATAATATGACAATTAGTGGAGAAACTATCGATTATGGTCCTTGTGCCTTCCTGAATATCTATAACCCTAAAACAGTCTTCAGTTCTATTGATCGTAGAGGTCGCTATGCTTATAAAAATCAACCGCCAATTGGCGAATGGAATCTTGCAAGATTTGCTGAAACCCTTCTACCTTTGTTAGATGATAAACAAGAAAAAGCAGTAAAGTTAGCCAAAGATACTGTTTCAAGTTTTGCTAAATTATATCGCTATAATTGGCTTAAAGGGATGAGATCAAAATTAGGTATATTCAATGAAGAGATAGAGGATGAATCCCTTATTGAAGATCTTCTTAACATGATGGAGAAGTATAAGTTAGACTATACTAATACTTTTTTGGCATTGACCTTTGATAATTTTGAAGATGAAGAGCTATATAACAGCAAAGAATTTAATCAATGGTACAAAAGATGGCAACAAAGACTAGAGAGACAGCAAGAATCAAAAGAATACTCTCATCAACTGATGAAAAAGAATAATCCTGCACTAATCCCCCGTAACCATCGGGTAGAAGAAGCATTAGACGCCGCAGTACAAAAAGGAGACTATAGTATAATGAAGCAACTCCTCAATGTACTTTCAAATCCCTATGCCCACTCTCCTGAACAAGTTGGGTACTCTACTCCTCCTGAACCATCAGATATTCCTTATCAAACCTTCTGTGGTACCTGA
- a CDS encoding ABC transporter ATP-binding protein — MFSLEKVKFKDILDIDKLEIDNKITVIIGPSGAGKSTLLKLLNNMISVDSGTILYNGKDLNQINPIGLRREVIMLAQTPIIFEGTVKDNLEAAFKLREEVVANEEKLKEVLKVVHLDKELTDNAEKLSGGEKQRLSLARILLLSPKVLLLDEPSSALDQETERLLIETVVDYVKDRDKTLVMITHSKDIALEYGDKVITLKEGRVVREEES, encoded by the coding sequence GTGTTTAGCCTAGAGAAAGTTAAGTTTAAGGATATATTAGATATTGATAAATTAGAGATAGATAATAAGATAACTGTAATTATTGGTCCTAGTGGGGCAGGTAAATCAACTTTGCTTAAATTATTAAATAATATGATCAGTGTAGATTCAGGGACTATTTTGTATAATGGAAAAGATTTAAATCAGATTAATCCAATAGGCTTAAGAAGAGAAGTAATTATGTTGGCTCAAACACCTATTATATTTGAAGGAACAGTCAAAGATAACTTGGAGGCAGCTTTTAAATTAAGAGAAGAAGTAGTAGCTAACGAAGAGAAATTGAAAGAGGTATTAAAGGTCGTTCATTTAGATAAAGAGTTAACTGATAATGCAGAGAAGTTATCTGGTGGAGAGAAACAGAGATTATCCTTAGCAAGGATCTTATTATTAAGTCCTAAAGTTCTACTATTAGATGAACCATCTTCAGCTTTAGATCAAGAGACTGAGCGATTGCTAATTGAGACAGTAGTAGATTATGTAAAGGATAGAGATAAGACTTTAGTTATGATTACCCATTCTAAAGATATAGCTTTAGAATATGGAGATAAGGTTATTACTCTTAAAGAGGGTAGAGTTGTTAGAGAGGAGGAAAGTTAG
- a CDS encoding ABC transporter permease gives MEETSIIDLQLWQLAAAYIFVVILSLFLKIRKIEKNKELLLATTRMTLQLVIVGYLLGYIFEQNNYLFTVIIITIMEFFAIHNIYQRVNNKINNGLKKIIALSMIVGTLTSIIYFILVVIGLRPWYDPRYFIPLAGMLIGNSMTGISLGVERLISGMKENQAKVETALMLGATPKKATQQIVNNAFNSAILPTINSMMGMGIIFLPGMMTGQILSGVSPLTAIEYQIAIMLGILGSVALTLIILVYLGYKTFFNERAKITLDKL, from the coding sequence ATGGAAGAGACTAGTATTATAGATTTGCAATTATGGCAGTTAGCTGCTGCTTATATTTTTGTGGTTATTCTATCACTATTTTTAAAGATTAGAAAGATTGAGAAGAATAAGGAGCTATTATTAGCTACTACTAGGATGACTTTACAATTAGTTATAGTAGGATATCTTTTGGGATATATTTTTGAACAGAATAACTATTTATTTACTGTAATTATTATTACTATAATGGAGTTCTTTGCTATTCATAATATCTACCAGCGGGTAAATAATAAAATTAATAATGGTTTAAAAAAGATCATCGCTTTATCCATGATTGTTGGAACTTTGACTAGTATAATTTATTTTATCTTAGTTGTGATTGGATTAAGACCTTGGTATGATCCTAGATATTTTATTCCTCTAGCAGGAATGTTAATCGGTAATTCGATGACAGGTATATCATTAGGGGTAGAAAGATTGATTTCAGGGATGAAAGAGAATCAAGCAAAAGTTGAAACTGCTTTAATGTTAGGAGCAACACCTAAGAAAGCCACTCAGCAGATAGTTAATAATGCTTTTAATTCAGCTATCCTACCGACTATTAACTCAATGATGGGGATGGGAATTATCTTTTTACCAGGAATGATGACTGGGCAGATTCTTTCTGGGGTTTCACCACTGACGGCTATTGAGTATCAGATAGCAATTATGTTAGGGATATTAGGGAGTGTAGCTTTAACCTTAATTATCCTTGTTTATTTAGGATATAAGACTTTCTTCAATGAAAGAGCGAAGATTACACTTGATAAACTGTAA
- a CDS encoding glycoside hydrolase family 1 protein, whose protein sequence is MSNLKSKFPPGFLWGGATAANQFEGAYNEDGKGLSIQDIYPKGIKGGRTERPTEDNMKLLGVDFYHRYKEDIALFAEMGFKTFRMSIAWSRIFPNGDDSEPNEKGLEFYDKVFDELAKYDIEPLVTLSHYETPLALSKNYDGWKNRKLIDFFERYVRTVFTRYKDKVKYWLTFNEINSTLHYPYMGAGVWTPKERLSTEDLYQTIHHKLVASALAVKVGHEIDPEFKIGCMILGIPNYPLTPKPSDVIQAMQDDRQNLFFADVHARGEYPKYMNRLFKENNIELDITNEDKELLKHTVDFISFSYYMSSCSTSDPEKDIQGEGNFLGGVANPHLEASDWGWQIDPEGLRYILNQLYYRYQKPLFIVENGLGANDELITDENGNKTVNDDYRIKYLNDHLVQVAEAIEDGVELMGYTTWGCIDLVSNSTAELRKRYGFIYVDRYDDGSGTLERYKKKSFYWYKDVIASNGQILFEEPK, encoded by the coding sequence ATGAGTAACTTAAAAAGTAAATTTCCACCAGGATTTTTGTGGGGGGGAGCAACTGCTGCCAATCAATTTGAAGGAGCATATAATGAAGATGGAAAAGGATTATCAATCCAAGACATATATCCTAAAGGAATAAAGGGAGGAAGAACAGAAAGGCCAACAGAAGATAATATGAAGCTTCTTGGTGTAGATTTTTATCATAGATATAAAGAGGATATAGCATTATTTGCAGAGATGGGCTTTAAAACTTTTAGAATGTCAATTGCTTGGTCAAGAATCTTTCCTAATGGAGATGACAGTGAGCCTAATGAAAAAGGTTTAGAGTTTTATGATAAAGTATTTGATGAGCTAGCAAAATACGATATCGAGCCCTTGGTTACCCTTTCACATTATGAAACTCCCCTTGCTTTATCTAAAAATTATGATGGATGGAAGAATAGAAAGCTAATAGATTTTTTTGAACGGTATGTAAGAACTGTGTTTACAAGGTATAAAGATAAAGTTAAATATTGGCTTACTTTTAATGAAATAAACTCTACCTTACATTATCCATATATGGGGGCAGGAGTATGGACCCCAAAAGAAAGGTTGAGTACAGAGGATTTATACCAGACTATACATCATAAGTTAGTAGCAAGTGCTCTTGCAGTAAAAGTTGGTCATGAAATAGATCCTGAATTTAAGATAGGCTGCATGATTCTAGGAATTCCTAACTATCCATTAACTCCAAAGCCAAGTGATGTAATACAAGCTATGCAGGATGATAGACAGAACCTTTTCTTTGCTGATGTTCATGCTAGAGGAGAATATCCAAAATATATGAACAGATTATTTAAAGAGAATAATATAGAACTCGATATTACTAATGAGGATAAAGAGCTATTAAAGCATACTGTGGATTTTATTTCTTTTAGTTATTATATGAGTTCTTGTTCAACATCTGATCCTGAAAAAGATATTCAAGGTGAAGGGAACTTTTTAGGAGGAGTAGCGAACCCACATTTAGAAGCTTCAGATTGGGGCTGGCAAATAGATCCTGAGGGGTTAAGATATATTCTAAATCAATTGTATTATAGATATCAAAAACCTTTATTCATAGTTGAAAATGGATTAGGAGCTAATGATGAGTTAATAACAGATGAAAATGGAAATAAGACTGTAAATGATGATTATCGAATCAAATATTTAAATGATCATTTAGTACAAGTAGCAGAAGCTATAGAGGATGGAGTAGAACTAATGGGATATACAACCTGGGGATGTATCGATCTTGTAAGTAATTCTACTGCAGAACTTAGAAAACGTTATGGATTTATATATGTAGACCGTTATGATGATGGATCAGGGACATTAGAAAGATATAAAAAGAAAAGTTTTTATTGGTATAAAGATGTGATAGCAAGTAATGGTCAAATATTATTTGAAGAGCCAAAGTAA
- a CDS encoding Cof-type HAD-IIB family hydrolase: protein MFNNKIEMILLDMDGTLLNSQSKVSSRNKKVLKRLISEGYRVAIATGRNYHEARKAVEDIAGLAYITNNGGYVVDFNGDVIFDKNISREDVISLLRTIEEYPSLNYALAAPEEIYMKSKLQFIKMFLSNKRVFKGKLNIFQRFALIKRLIRLFNSRKESDNIYELIENDSLAVQKIDVMGRIEEMKALKNRIIEEFGDKIKLSSSSKENLEINPLNISKGSGLRYLADELGISVKNSIAFGDGGNDLELFEIVGTSVAMSNSEFSKLKDKADIIAESNDDDGVAKVLIELL, encoded by the coding sequence TTGTTTAATAATAAAATAGAGATGATATTATTGGATATGGATGGGACTTTATTAAATTCACAATCTAAGGTTTCCTCAAGGAATAAAAAGGTATTAAAGCGATTGATTTCAGAAGGTTATAGAGTTGCTATTGCTACTGGTAGAAATTATCATGAAGCTAGAAAAGCAGTAGAAGATATTGCAGGATTAGCTTATATTACTAATAATGGTGGCTATGTTGTTGATTTTAATGGTGATGTTATCTTTGATAAGAATATTAGCAGAGAAGATGTTATCTCTTTGCTTAGAACAATAGAAGAATATCCATCACTTAATTATGCTCTGGCTGCTCCAGAAGAGATCTATATGAAGAGTAAATTACAGTTTATTAAGATGTTCTTATCTAATAAGAGGGTATTTAAGGGTAAATTAAATATCTTCCAAAGATTTGCATTAATAAAGCGATTAATTAGATTATTTAATTCGAGAAAGGAATCAGATAATATTTATGAGTTGATAGAAAATGATTCTTTAGCTGTACAGAAGATAGATGTGATGGGGAGAATAGAAGAAATGAAAGCTTTGAAAAACAGGATTATAGAGGAATTTGGAGATAAGATTAAGCTGAGTAGTTCTTCTAAAGAGAATTTAGAGATAAATCCTCTTAATATATCAAAAGGAAGCGGACTAAGATATTTGGCAGATGAATTAGGTATTTCTGTTAAAAACTCTATTGCTTTTGGAGATGGAGGAAATGATTTGGAACTCTTTGAGATTGTAGGAACCTCGGTAGCAATGTCAAACTCTGAATTTAGTAAGCTAAAAGATAAAGCAGATATTATAGCAGAAAGCAATGATGATGATGGAGTGGCGAAGGTGTTGATTGAGTTATTATAA
- a CDS encoding GntR family transcriptional regulator — protein MKLENNDIPIYYQIENLIRDKIENSEYATGEKIPSERELGEICGVSRMTVRKALDNLVNEGILERRERQGTFVARDNLNEFTTLVGVSEYIESEGMKPNIKVINKELIKPDKSITKNLNLNSDEKVILVERLILADKRPCGFEQSYIPYPICPELLEVEIDQKSIYAMLRRNGHKPTKAKDQTSAILSNDKLSKLLQIDSKEAILKNIRTSFSKDRPIVYSYNYYSGEDFVMTRIVF, from the coding sequence ATGAAATTAGAAAATAATGATATACCAATATATTATCAAATAGAGAATCTAATTAGGGATAAGATTGAAAATAGTGAGTATGCTACAGGTGAGAAGATTCCATCTGAGAGGGAGTTAGGTGAAATATGTGGAGTAAGTAGGATGACAGTTAGGAAGGCCTTGGATAATTTAGTTAATGAAGGCATCTTAGAAAGAAGGGAGAGGCAAGGAACCTTTGTTGCTAGAGATAATTTAAATGAATTTACTACTTTAGTTGGAGTGAGTGAATATATTGAATCTGAAGGAATGAAACCTAATATTAAAGTTATTAATAAAGAGTTGATTAAACCGGATAAGAGTATTACTAAAAATTTAAATCTAAACTCAGATGAAAAAGTTATTTTAGTCGAAAGGTTAATTTTAGCTGATAAAAGACCCTGTGGATTTGAACAATCCTATATTCCTTATCCCATCTGTCCAGAGTTATTAGAAGTTGAAATTGATCAGAAATCTATTTATGCTATGTTAAGAAGAAATGGCCATAAACCTACTAAAGCTAAAGATCAGACTAGTGCAATATTATCTAATGATAAATTGAGCAAATTATTGCAGATAGATAGCAAAGAAGCTATTTTAAAGAATATTAGAACCAGCTTTTCTAAAGATAGACCGATAGTGTATAGCTATAACTATTATAGTGGAGAAGATTTTGTTATGACTAGAATAGTTTTTTAA
- a CDS encoding class I SAM-dependent methyltransferase codes for MESKKYFDKVAKDWDIMRSEFFPERVRERAYSVAEIEAGKKAADIGAGTGFVTEGLIKRGLKVVAVDQSLEMINEIKEKFGDKGEIKCRQGIAEELPLEDEEVDYVFANMFLHHVENPAKVINEMVRVLKIDGKLVITDLDEHNFEILRKEQYDRWMGFDRKDIAKWFIEAGLNEVKVDSVESNCCTATDCNSENISISIFVASGMKSR; via the coding sequence ATGGAAAGTAAAAAATATTTTGATAAAGTTGCTAAGGATTGGGATATTATGAGAAGTGAATTTTTTCCTGAAAGAGTAAGAGAAAGGGCTTATTCTGTGGCAGAGATTGAAGCAGGAAAGAAAGCTGCTGATATTGGAGCAGGTACTGGATTTGTAACTGAAGGTTTAATCAAGAGAGGGTTAAAAGTGGTTGCAGTAGATCAATCTCTAGAGATGATTAATGAGATTAAGGAGAAGTTTGGTGATAAAGGTGAGATTAAATGTCGTCAAGGTATTGCAGAAGAATTGCCTTTAGAAGATGAAGAAGTAGATTATGTCTTTGCTAATATGTTTTTACATCATGTAGAGAATCCAGCTAAGGTTATTAACGAGATGGTTAGAGTACTAAAAATCGATGGGAAGTTAGTAATAACAGATTTAGACGAACATAATTTTGAAATTTTAAGGAAAGAACAATATGATAGATGGATGGGATTTGATAGAAAGGATATAGCTAAGTGGTTTATTGAAGCTGGTTTAAATGAGGTTAAGGTAGACAGTGTAGAGTCAAATTGTTGTACAGCAACAGATTGTAATTCAGAAAATATAAGTATTAGTATATTTGTTGCTTCAGGAATGAAGTCAAGGTGA
- a CDS encoding ArsR/SmtB family transcription factor: protein MPLLSKLKSELFKALAHPIRIEILELLTEGELCVCHIYEDLEQSQSNVSQHLSKLKNAQLVEARKDGLQVYYSLKDEKVIEIIGLSKEILLSQIDEARESLTKE, encoded by the coding sequence ATGCCATTATTATCTAAGTTAAAAAGCGAATTATTTAAAGCATTAGCACATCCAATTAGAATAGAAATTTTGGAGTTATTAACAGAAGGGGAGTTATGTGTCTGCCATATTTATGAGGATTTAGAACAGAGTCAGTCCAATGTTTCTCAGCATCTAAGTAAGTTAAAGAATGCCCAATTAGTTGAAGCTAGAAAGGATGGGCTACAAGTTTATTATAGCTTAAAAGATGAGAAGGTTATAGAAATTATAGGATTATCTAAGGAGATATTATTGTCACAAATAGATGAGGCAAGAGAATCTTTAACTAAGGAGTAG